TGAGGGCAAGCGGATAAAGTGACCGCCCCAAGTCATTGACACCTTGCTCCTCCTAGATTTTTTCAAATAACACAATGACTCTTCGTTCGCGCATGGGAGGCGAGTTGCTCCGCCCCCCGTGCGTTTTTTTGAAGGTATTGCTGGCGGAATCTGGCAGATTTACCCCCGATTTCGCCAATAATATATTTGGGGCATGAGCGAGGCACTACTTATTGGGTGTGTTGAAGAGCAGCAAATCCTTCTGAACAACCATTATCAAATGGTGCAGATTTATACTTTGCGCCGTTAGGTTTTGAGCATGGCTGCAATCGCAATCTGCTAAAAATCAAGAACATCAATCATGTTCATCTAACAAATCCTAGCGAATCAAGGCATACATGGCAATGGGAGGCATCCCCCATTATCTCAAAGAAGTGGAAGCAGGGAAAAGTGCCGTTCAGAACATCAAGGATAATTGTTTCGCGCCCAATGGACTGCTCAGCGACGCGTTTCCGAGACTCTACCCATCGCTTTTTGCGAATGCCGACAATCACACTGCGATAGTGAGAATGCTGGCCCAATCACGTCAAGGCATGGGTCGCGCCGACATTGCGCGCAAAGGAAAGCTCCCTGAGGGCGGCAACACTTCGCGTGTGTTGGAGGAACTGGAACAATCGGGATTTGTGACCTCTTACTATCCTTTTGGCAAAAAAAGAAAGATATGCTTTTCCGTCTGACAGATGAATACTCATACTTCTACCTGCGCTTCATAGAAAAAAAACAAAAACGAGAGAGACAACGTATGGCAACACATCAGCCAAACACAGACCGCCAAGATATGGGCTGGGTATGTCTGTGAAAATGTATGCTTCGAGCACCTGCCGCAAGTGAAAAAGGCACTGGATATTTCGGGGGTTTATGCCTCATCGTCGGCTTTCATCCAAAGGGGGGACACGACGGAGGAGGGTGCGCAAATTGACCTTGTCCTTGACCACAACGACCAGATTATCAATCTTTTTGAAATCAAGTTCTAAAATACGGAATACACGCTGACTGCGGCAGATGCCCAAGCATTGCGGCACTAAATGTCGGTGTTCCAAGCCGTCACGAATACCCGAAAAAAATATCGAGAGTGTTCAGAAAAGTGTGTCAAACCATACCGGGTGTTTTCTTTTTACGCAATACACGCCGCGCTTAAAGGAATGTAAATTATTGAAAACCAAAACTCTGTGCCCTTCGTGCCTCTGTGTTTTCTTATCGTCTCCATTGGGATGACACAGCTTTCTGAACACGCTCAAAATATCTCATGCTCACCTTGCTTACCACCTTCGGGCTTAAACACAACAGCCACAGTATCGGCTTGGTGGAAGAGGTGCTGACCTTTTGGACGATTTGTTTGGCTGAAAACCCATAAGAGCCACCTACTTCAACCCCAACCCCGCTTTTTCCGAAATCTCCATCATCCGGTCAATGGACTTCACCCCTTGCTCTATCACCCATTGGGGCAGGGTGATTTCGGGCATTTCGTGTTCCATGCAGAGGTAGAGTTTTTCCATCGTGTTGCGCTTCATGTGTGGGCAGTCGTTGCATGCGCAATTGTTGTTGGGCGGTGCCGGGATGAAAGTCTTGTGCGGGCTGGCCTTCTGCATTTGATGCAAAATGCCCGACTCGGTGGCGACGATGTATTCTTGTGCGGAATCGTTGATGGTGTATTTGAGCAGTCCGGTGGTGCTGCCGATAAAATCGGCCATGTCGAGAATGTGCGCCTCACATTCGGGGTGGGCGATAAATTTTGCGTTGGGGTGGCGGTTTTTCAGTTTGACGATGCGCTCATGGCTGAATATCTCGTGCACCATGCAGGCCCCATTCCATAACACCATGTCGCGTCCGGTTTTTTTGATGAGGTAAGCGCCGAGGTTTTTGTCGGGCGCAAAAATGATGGGCTGGTCTTTCGGGATGCTTTCGATGATGGCGACCGCATTGGTGCTAGTGCAACAAATGTCGGTCAGCGTTTTGAGTTCGGCCGTGCAGTTGATGTACGACACCACGATATGGTCGGGATATTTCTCCTTGAATTTTTTGAACAAATGCGGCGGGCAGGAGTCGGCCAACGAACAGCCTGCTTTAAGGTCGGGCAGCAGCACTTTTTTGTGCGGCGAAAGCATTTTGGCGGTCTCGGCCATGAAGTGCACCCCGGCGAACACGATGATGTCGGCATCGGTGGCGGCGGCTTTTTGCGAAAGGCCGAGCGAGTCCCCGATGAAGTCGGCCACGTCCTGAATTTCCGATTCTTGATAGTAGTGCGCCAGGATGATGGCGTTTTTCTCTTTTTTCAGGCGGTTGATTTCGGCCACGAGGTCAAGTTCGGGGCCCACTTCGAGGTCGAGATAGCCCAGTCGGTCGAGTTTTTGGGTGGCAGAGGCAAGGGTAGCTGTCATGGCGTTTGTTGATTTGTTGGCTCACGCTCCCGTCTGATTGACAGTTTTTGTTGGGACCATGAGCCGATTGATTGGAAGTGCTGCAATTTTTTGGAAAAACTTAGGCGGGACAACAGACATTGAATTTTGACAGGATTCACAAGATTTACAGGATAGATGAGGAGGCTTCGCTGCGAAAAATCCTGCAAATCCTGTCAAAAACATATAAGGCTGTCGTCCGAGTCCTCTGCGTTTGGAGGCTGACTATGTTTTTACGATTTTTTTTGGAAAAACAAAAGTAGAGTGTTTCGGGTTGGCCGATGGCCCATTTATGCTGCTAAAAATTTGCGGACAACGGCTGCTTTCACCACACCACAAACTCCGTGCGGCGATTTTTCGCCCTGCCTTCGGGCGTATCGTTGGGGGCTAGCGGATGGTTTTTTCCGAAGCCCTTGTATTGGAGGCGCTCGCGTGCGATGCTTTTGGAAATCAGGTAGTCATAGACCGCTTTGGCTCGCGCCTCCGAAAGGCGCTGGTTGCTGGCATCGTCGCCGACGTTGTCGGTGTGCCCTCCGATCTGAATGCGCAGCGTGGACACCTCGTTGAGCAAGGCGACGAGGTGATCGAGTTCCGTGAAGGATTCGGGGCGCAGCGATGCGGAACCTGTTTCGAAGAAGACGTTTCGAAGCACCACGGGCTGAGCACTGGGGGCTGCCGAATCGGGGGGAATGGGTTGCAAGTCAATGTTTAGCAAAAAAGGCTCGGCGAAGGTAGCAGTATCTACCAAGTTGAAATTCTCGGAGTAAAACAGGTACTTCTCCTTGCTCACATTGAGCGCGTAGTTCATGCCTGCGGGCAAACAGACCAGTGTGGCCCCGTCGCTCTTGGTAAAAGAGGAGACATAGGATTGTCCTGTTTTCAAGTCCACGAAATCTACTTTGGCCACCAAGGGTTTGCCCGTCGCGGCATCTCTCACGCGGGCGCGGGCGTAGGTGACGGGGCGTGGGCGAGCGTGTTCGGGCAAATCGAATTGGTAGATATCAATGCCGCCCTGACCTCCGGGCCGATTGGCCGCAAAATAAGCGGTGCGCCCATCAAGGCTGACGGTCAGGGTGCCTTCGCTGGCCTTTGTGTTGATGGGGAAACCCAGATTCTGCGGCTTGCCCCAAGTGCCGTCGGGTTGGCGGCGGGCGAAATAGAGGTCGTTTTGTCCCATGCCGGGCAGCCCGTCGGAGGTGAAGTAGAGTGTTTGGCCGTCGGGGTGCAGGAAGGGGGTCTGTTCGTCGCCTTCCGTGTTGATGTTGTCTCCGAGGTTTTCGGGTTTGCTCCATTTACCATTTGGTTGGCGGGTGGTGCTCCACAGGTCTTTGCCGCCTTTGCCGCCGGGTCGGGTGCTGCTGAAAAAGAGGGTCTTGCCGTCGGCGCTGATGCAGGGTTGGGCTTCCCAATCGCGCGAGTTGATAGCCGCGCTGAAAGGCATGGGCTTGGTCCACGCCGAGTTTTTGAACTGCGACCAATAGAGGTCGCAACTGCCCTGCGAGCCGTCGTCGCGGCGATTGCAGGCTGTGAACACGAGCCACGAGCCGTCGGGGCTAATGTGCTGCGCTCCTTCATTCATGGGTGTATTGACCCCTACCAGCGGCACGGCTTTCTGCCACGCATTGTTTTTCCATTCGCTTTGGTAAAAATTCTCGTCGTAGCCGTCGCGCCGTGTGAATATCATGGTGAGGCCGTCGGCGGTGAGCGAGGGGAGATATTCGTCGGCGGGCGAATTGATGCCGGGGCCTACTGACAAGGGCTTGAATGGAACCGGATTTTTGACGGCATGGGCGGCGAACCGGGCGTTTTCCGCCAAACGCCGTGCCTCGCGCAGCGACTTTGGGTTTTGTGGATTGGAAGCGAGGTATTGCTCGGCGTGAAAAGCGGCGTTCTCAAAGCTGTCTTCTCCCCAATAGCAGTTGGCCAGATAAAAATGTGCGCGTGGGGCATAGCTGGCGTCCAGGGCCAGCACTTTTTTGTAGCCTTCTCGCGCTCGCTCGAAATCCA
This genomic interval from Saprospiraceae bacterium contains the following:
- the nadA gene encoding quinolinate synthase NadA — protein: MTATLASATQKLDRLGYLDLEVGPELDLVAEINRLKKEKNAIILAHYYQESEIQDVADFIGDSLGLSQKAAATDADIIVFAGVHFMAETAKMLSPHKKVLLPDLKAGCSLADSCPPHLFKKFKEKYPDHIVVSYINCTAELKTLTDICCTSTNAVAIIESIPKDQPIIFAPDKNLGAYLIKKTGRDMVLWNGACMVHEIFSHERIVKLKNRHPNAKFIAHPECEAHILDMADFIGSTTGLLKYTINDSAQEYIVATESGILHQMQKASPHKTFIPAPPNNNCACNDCPHMKRNTMEKLYLCMEHEMPEITLPQWVIEQGVKSIDRMMEISEKAGLGLK
- a CDS encoding PD40 domain-containing protein — its product is MNRNSLLLSVALCFCVAAAFAQPTSVPPYFTVESAPNKAKNAYNDGVSEARKGNTAIAIGFFERALKESPTFIDAQLMWADAQYESMDFERAREGYKKVLALDASYAPRAHFYLANCYWGEDSFENAAFHAEQYLASNPQNPKSLREARRLAENARFAAHAVKNPVPFKPLSVGPGINSPADEYLPSLTADGLTMIFTRRDGYDENFYQSEWKNNAWQKAVPLVGVNTPMNEGAQHISPDGSWLVFTACNRRDDGSQGSCDLYWSQFKNSAWTKPMPFSAAINSRDWEAQPCISADGKTLFFSSTRPGGKGGKDLWSTTRQPNGKWSKPENLGDNINTEGDEQTPFLHPDGQTLYFTSDGLPGMGQNDLYFARRQPDGTWGKPQNLGFPINTKASEGTLTVSLDGRTAYFAANRPGGQGGIDIYQFDLPEHARPRPVTYARARVRDAATGKPLVAKVDFVDLKTGQSYVSSFTKSDGATLVCLPAGMNYALNVSKEKYLFYSENFNLVDTATFAEPFLLNIDLQPIPPDSAAPSAQPVVLRNVFFETGSASLRPESFTELDHLVALLNEVSTLRIQIGGHTDNVGDDASNQRLSEARAKAVYDYLISKSIARERLQYKGFGKNHPLAPNDTPEGRAKNRRTEFVVW